The DNA window GGTCGTCATCTGCTGGCTCTCCATCTTGTTCAATGGCCGAAGGCCGCGAAGGCTTCGCGAATCGACTCGGTCTGCACATCCGGGTCGGCGGGATCGATGCCACGGGCGACCAGGTCGATGGCTTCGCGGATGCTCCTGGCGCCCGCCGCGGGACCGCCGGGATGGCCGAAGATCCCTCTTCCTGGAACCAGCCCGAAGTCCGGGGTCTGGAACGTCTCGAACATGCGCTTCACGCTCCCCGCCCAGTCGCTTCCGCCGGGCATCGGCAGGGCGGGGGCGATGCTGCCCATGGGTTCGAGACACGCGCGGAAGTCGGCCATCACCTCGTCAGGGGTGAGGTGCATGCGATCTGACAGCCCGGGCATGATGATGGCGTCGAAGCCCACAAGACGCTGCAGGCGTGTCCAGACCCGCGAGCTGACGCCGTGGAACGCCAGTCTCGACATCGGCGCGATCATGTCGAAGTGGGAGAAGACCGGAACGCGCGCCTTCCGCGTCACGAGACGGCACCCGCTCAGGCCGATGGTCGCGGCGTTGAGCATGACCGCTGCGTGCCCGGAGCCGATGGCCACGGCCACCTCGTACAGCTCCACCAGGCGGTGCACCTCATCGGTGATGTTCATGAGGTACAGCTTGTTCTCGCCGGTCTCAGCGCTGGCCGCGCGCACCTTCGGATACACGCGCGCGGCGCGTGCGGCCAGCGGAGAGTAGGGGGCGTCGGCAAGCATCTCGTCGTCCTTGACGATGTCGGCGCCACCGCGCAACGCTTGATACCCGAGCTCGGCGAAGGGCTCGACGGGCATGCCGATGTTGGGCTTGATCACGCCCGCGATGATCGGACGGTCGTGCACGTCGAGAATCTCGCGGATGCCCTGTACGCCGAATCGTGGACCCTCGAAGTGCTCGAGGAAGCTGGGGGGGAGATGGATGTCTTCAAGACGCACGTGCGGGACCCCAGGCGTGAAGAACGCGCCTTCGCCGGCCACCGCGGTGAGCATGTTGGGGAGTCGCGGACCGAAGTTGAGCATGGGATGGGCGATGCGCGCCCGTGCCCGCCACCACCGCTTGTTCTTGCCCGTCACGGTGGGTGCGCTGGGGCCTTCGAGCTCGCGGGCGTCGCTCAGCTCGACGAGAAGCGCGGCGTGCTTTGGGCGATAGTCTTCGTTGACGCCGACGCGGTTCCAGAGGGCGGTGCTCTGCTCGCGGCACATGTGCACCGCCGCCTTCCACGGGTCGTCGAAGGTCTCGAACACGTAGTCGAGCAGCAGGTACCCCTCGTCGAGCAGCTTTCGGTTCGGTGCAGCGATGAAGCCGCGATCTTCTTCGTTCACCCTCGGTTCTCTCCCGTGCGCTCCAGGCTCCCGTCTCAACAGCGCTGCGGCGGGAGTTCGGTGAGGTTCGTCGCGTTGATTCGAATTCCTCGGAGGGGTCGGCGGGTGGCACGGGGAAGCCGACAGCCCATGGCGCTAGATGAGTGGGCGTTCTCCCGAGGCCTGGCGCTCAAGAGGGTCGTGCGCAACGCCTTCTCGCCTGCACAGATGCGGGCGCTGCGCCCCGCGATTCTGGGCAGCCCCTACCTGGCCGAGAACAACCTGAACTATCGTTTCTCCGGAACCCGCGGCTTCTCGGTGGTGTTTCGAATCGAGGGCGTCGATCGTGTCCGGGAGACCTTCCCCGCCTTCGCTCCCTACCTCGATCACGTGCTCGACGCGCGATGCAACGCCTTCTTCCTGAACCCGCTCGTTCTCGGGGAGGCGCCCGATGAGGGTTCCACAGGCGCACGGGTTGCGCCTCACGTCGACCGAAGCCTGCGCTCATACACGCTGCCCATGGAGCCCCCCAATCCGCACTTCGTCACGGTGCTGTACGTCGAGGTTCCCAAAGGCATGCAGGGGGGCGTGCTGCGGCTCTATCACCGGCTGCTGCCGGTGGGACGCGTGATCCCTCGGGAGGGCGATCTGGTCTGGTTCCAGGGCGGGCTGCGCCACGAGGTGACGGCCGTCCGGGTGGGGGCCGGACAGCAGCGGGTCAGCCTGGTGTGCGAGCACTACCAGCTGCCTGCCGCCCTTCTCGAGCGCATTCCCGTGTTCACCGTGCGATCGACGCGTGGGTTCGAGGGGTTTCTCGCCGCTGAGATCGAGCGCGCCGCGCGCGATGGCGGGGGAGGCAGCGGCGGCTAGAGCCGAACCGACTCCGCCGTCTTCACAAGGGTCTCGCCGTAGGTCGCCATCTGCGCGTTGGCGCAGACGGCCACCACGATGAGGTTGCTCGGTCCCCGCCCCATAGCTGTAGTCCATCGGCACGCCCTTCATCGTTCCGCTGCCATCGATGATCTCGAGGTCGAGGTCATTGACCATGCGTCGCGCGGGCTTCGCCGAACGCGCATTGCTGCACAGGCGGCGCATCTGCTTGCCCCACTCCCGCATCAGCAGGTGCCGATCGGCTCCTCTCGGCGCCACCGCGAAGCTGATCATGGCGCGCCCGTCGTTCGAGGAGGCGGTGATGGTTGCACCGTCTGCACTGGTTGTCGTCTTCCAGCCGTCGGGAACCCAGAAGCGGAAACCGCTGGGATGGCGGAAGACCCTGGCTTGCGCGGTGCGCGAGAAGGCGACCGCAGTGAGCGCCACGATGGCGGCGATCAGCCAGACCCTGGCGCGATGTGAGGCTGACATGCCAGATCTGCTTCTGGGGGCGCAGACCCGTCTCCTGTGCCGCGATCGCCGCGGCACGCAGGCCCCTTCGCGAGGCGGAGGGAGGAGAAGGCGGCGGGCACGAGAAGCCTCCCGCTCGCCGCGCGACGCCCCCCGGGCGCGCGGTGGTGGCGCCCGCGACGTCGGGCGAGTCAACCTGTGGGAGCCACGTCATGCCCAGCCCCTCTGAGAAGCGCCTCATTCGCGTGGGTCATAGCCCAGACCCGGACGACGCCTTCATGATCTACGGCTTTGCCTCTGGCGGCGTGGACTGCGGCGATCTCGTCCTCGAGCACGTTCTCGCAGACATCCAGACCCTCAACGAGTGGGCACTCGAAGGTCGTCTCGAGGTCACGGCGGTGTCGATGGGCGCCTACGCGCACATCGCCGAGCGATACGCGCTCCTCCCCAACGGCGCCAGCATCGGCGACGGCTACGGCCCCATCGTTGTGGCCCGCACGCCCGAGCTCGCGCTCGTCGGGAAGCGCATCGCTGTGCCTGGCGTGAACACGACGGCCTACCTCGTCCTGCGACTTCTCCTCGAACAATTCGAGGCGGTTCCGATGCCGTTCGATCAGATCATCGACGCTGTCACCGCGGGCGAGGTCGACGCCGGGCTCGTGATACATGAGGGGCAGCTCACCTACGCCGACGCCGGCCTCCACAAGCTCGTCGACATCGGTGCATGGTGGATGGAGCGCGAAGGGCTTCCGCTGCCCCTCGGGGTCGACTGCGTGCGGCGCGATCTGGGGCCCGAGCTGTGCAGCCGCATCGCGGGGCTGCTGGGCGCCTCCATCGCGCACGGCATGGCGCACCGCGACGAGGCCATCGAGTTTGCGCGCCAGTATGGTCGCGGCATCGACCCGGCCCGCACCCATCGGTTCGTCGAGATGTATGTGAACCACGACACGCTCGACTACGGTGAGCGCGGTCGCGAGGCCGTGCGCCGGGTTCTTCGGCGCGGCCATGAGCGCGGGTATCTCCCCGCGGTGGCGAGTGTTGATTTCATCTCCTTCCCCGAATCGGGGAAGATGGGGGCGAGGGGAGAGCGATGAGCGTTCCAACGCAGGCTGCCGAAGTGGTCGAGGTGCGTGCGCTTCGCCACGACGTGCGCGAGCTGGTGTTGCGCCCGGTCGAGCGGCAGGTGACCTTTCAGGCGGGGCAGTGGATCTCTGTTCATCTTCCGCTGGGGGGAGACAAGCCCACGGTGCGCGCCTACACCCTGGCCGAGCCCCCGACGGCTGACGGGCGCATGGTTCTCTGCTTCGATCGGGTCAAGGGAGGCGCCGCGTCGGCGTTCCTGTTCGAGGTCAGGGTGGGCGACCGTCTGGTGGTCTCCGATCCGCTGGGGAGCTTCACGATGCCGCAGGCAGACGGGCGAGGGGTGGCCATGGTCACGTGGCTGACCGGTGTGGTGCCCATGCGCTGCATGCTGCTCGACCTGGCGCGCGGCTCCGACCGCCCGCCGCCGCGCACCCTGCTGCTGTACGGGGGGCCTTCCGCCGATGCCATGCCCTACCACCAGGCGCTTCTCGAGATGGCGCGCGCCCATCCCTGGTTCTGCTACGTGCCCGTGGTTCCTCCGTCAGAGGCCACACCGCAGGAAGGCATGCAGCGCGTGCTTGAGACAATGCCCACGGCGTTCGACCAGGCCTTCGGGGGAGAGGCTGGTCCGCAGACGGTGCATCCGATGCTGGCGGGGGTGCGCGCTCTCGTGCTGCCCGCCCGTGAGTGGCTGGTCACACACCTGGGCTACGCGCAAGCCCAGGTGCAGAAAGAGCTCTACGACTGAGGCGCGGCAGCGCCGCTCAGGCGGAGAACGAGGTTCCGCACGAGCAGCTCTTGCGCGCGTTCGGATTCTCGAACTTGAACCCCCCGCCGATGAGGGCGTCAGAGTAGTCGAGCACCATGCCGCGAATGAAGATGGCGCTCTTTCGGTCGACCACCAGCTTTACGCCGTCGTGCTCGGTGACGGTGTCCTTCTCGGTGATCTGGGTGTCGAACGTGAGGGTGTAGGTGAGGCCGGCGCAGCCGCCGCCCTTTACGCCCACGCGCAGAACGATCTCATCGACCCCCTTCTTGTCGCGAAGTCGCTTGATCTCCTCGAGCGCGGCGTCAGAGAGCTGCACCGGCGGCTTCTTCGGCTCGCTGGCCGCGCTCTCGGCGCGCGGCTCGTCGCTGTTCGTGGGGTCTACAGTTGCATTGTCGGCGGACATGGGGGGACCTCCTGTGATGGATTGGCGTGTAGGGCCTCGGCCTGCGCCTGCGCGGCAGGCTGGCCCTGTGCTTTCTTGATGGGGAGAGGCATCGGCGACATCTCGCGCAGACGCATTGCGCTCTCGATGACCCGTGTTGCGGCGCGCTCGATCTCGGCCTCCGTGGTGAAGCGGCTGAGCCCGAAGCGCAGCGAGCCGTGGGCGCGCTCGTCTGGCAGCCCGAGGGCGCGCAGCACGTGCGAGGGGGCAAGGGTGGCCGAGGTGCAGGCCGAGCCGCTCGACACAGCGACGCTTCTCGAGAGGTCGGTGATGAGGGCTTCTCCGTCGACGTGCGCGATGCTGATGTTGAGGTTGTTCACGAGGCGATGGGTCATCGAGCCGTTCACCTCGACGTCGTCGAGACCGGCGACCAGCCGCTCGAGCAGCTGGTCACGCAGGGTGCGCAGGCGGGAGGGCTCGGAATCGAGCAGGGTCTGCGCCAGCGCCGCGGCAGCGCCGAACCCCACGATTCCGGGCACATCGAGGGTGCCGCTCCGCAGTCCTCGCTCGTGCCCGCCGCCATGCAGCAGCGGCGCGAGGGTCACGCGGGGGCGACGCCGTCGCACGTAGAGGGCGCCCACTCCCTTGGGACCGTGCATCTTGTGCGCGGAGAGCGACATGAGGTCTACGTTCATGGCGTTCACGTCGAGTGCGATGCGTCCCGCGGCCTGTGCCGCGTCGGTGTGGAAGAGCACCCCACGCGCACGGCAGATGGCGCCGATGTCGCGCACGGGGGCGATGACGCCGATCTCGTTGTTGGCGGTCATGACCGACACGAGAACCGTGCGGTCGGTGATGGCCTCCTCGATGCGCGCGGTCGAGACGAGCCCTTCGGAGTCGACGGGCACCAGCGTCACGCGCAAGCCGTTGTCTGAGAGATGGGCGCAGGTGTCGAGCACGGCCTTGTGCTCGGTGCTCACCGTGACGATGTGGTCGCCTTGCGCTGCGCTTGCCTTCGCGACGCCCAGTATGGCAAGATTGTCTGATTCGGTGGCCCCGCTGGTGAAGATGATCTCGCGTGGCTCCGCGCCGATGAGCGCGGCGACCTGCTCCCGGGCGATCTCGACGTGCTCCTCGGCTCGCCAGCCGAAGGCGTGGCCTCGGCTGGCCGCGTTGCCGTACGATTCGCAGAAGAACGGAAGCATGGTTTCGAGCACGCGCGGATCGACGCATGTCGTGGCGTGGTTGTCGAGATAGATCATGCTCACGAGGCTGCGACCTCCTGGCACACCAGCTCGCTGACCCGGATCTGCTCTAGGGTTGCGACGACGCGATCCTGAACCATGCGCATGGGCTCGATGATGTCACAGCTGGCGGCGATGTTGCAGCAGGTGTCGCCCGTGCAGCGCACGATGTGCAGGGGGCCTTCGATGACCCGCAGGACGTCAGCCACCGAGGTCTCGTCGAGGCGAGCGAGAAGAGCGTAGCCGCCCGCGGCGCCAGGGGTTGCTCGAACCAGCCCCTCTCGCGCAAGCCGCTGGAGGATCTTGGCCATGAGCTCCGGGGGGATGCCGTAGCGCGCAGAGATCTCGCGGGCCGTCACGAGGCGATCAGAGGAGGCACGCCACAGATGCCCGAGCGCCAGTATGGCGTAGTCGGTCTGCATCGACAGGACGAGCATGGGGTTCTCCTCTCTCGCGTGCGCGGGTCTGTGCTAAAGGCGACCGTATGAGTCGGAGATATTCTCCAGTCGGGCCTCTCGGTTCCTGTATGCCCAGCGCGGGGGCGGGGTGTTCTGGCGCCAGTTGAAGGCCACCTCCAGCAGGCGGGCGAGGATGTGTCCTGTCAGCCCCCAGATGACGTGCTTGCCGCCCGTGAAGTGGTGCACGGGGTAGTAGCGGCGGTCGCCCACCGTTCGTTCCTCGAGACGGCAGAGCGTCGGGTCGAGGAGGCGCTGGAGCGGAACGCTGAAGATCTCTGCGGTCTCGTCCGGGCTCGCGACCAGCGCGACGGGCCAGGCGATTCGTGCCACCCATGGGGTGACCTGGAACGAAGAGATGGTCGGCACGTCGTCGAGGGCCCCGAGAACCTCGACCTGCGAGGCGGGTAGTCCGATCTCCTCGTGGCTCTCGCGCAATGCCGTGGCGAGCAGGTCGTGGTCGTCATCGTGGCGTCCACCCCCCGGGAAGGAGACCTGTCCCTTGTGGTGCCCCACGGTCTCGGTGCGAAGGGTGAGCAGAACGTGCAGGTCGCCGTCAGCTTCGAACAGGGGTACGAGCACGGCGGCCGGCCGCAGGCGGGGAGGGTCGATGACGCGGCGCTCGCGCGTGGTCAGCGTGCGCCGGATCTGTTCGAACGTCTCTTTCGGTGGGAAGGCGACGGAACCGCTCTCGGCGGGTGCGTGAGGATGTGGTGGAGGGGCCGAGGGCGTAGAGGACGGAGGGATGCGGGTGCTCACGGCGCTGCCTTCTCGACGGCTGTGAAGTCCCCTTCCTGTGGGGGAAGGTCCTTGACAAGGGCCGGAGGCCCTGTGGTATAATCTGCGGGCATTCGGCTCGGTCTTGTGCTGAGCCTGCCCCATTGATTCCGACGTAGCTCAATGGCAGAGCAACCGGCTGTTAACCGGTAGGTTGTAGGTTCGAGTCCTACCGTCGGAGCCAGCAATCCAGGGCCGCCCGCAATGGCGGCCCTTTCTCTTGGTCAGACATGCCGCTTCCGCAGATTGCCCGAGACGTGCGCGCCTGGGCGCGAACCGACGCCAATCCCCTTACCGCGGCGCTTCAAAAAGCGCGCGAAGAGGCGCGTGACATCATTGACCTGGCGGGAGCCATGGCGCATGAGAACGGTCTCGTTCCACCGCCCGAACGGCTGCGAGGGCTCGCCGACGATGCGGTATCTCGCGCACTGCGCTATCGACCGGATCCACGCGGTCAGCGTGATGCCCGGGAAGCGGTCGCGGCCTTCTACCAGCGCCGTGGACTGGCCACGCACCCCGATCAGATACTCCTGACCCCTGGCAGCAGTGTGGGCTACCTCTGCCTTCTGCGAGCGCTGTGCAACGCGGGCGACGAGGTGCTCGTCCCTCAGCCCGGGTACCCCCTGTTCGACGATCTCTGCACATTTGCGGGCGCCCGTCAGCGCTACTATCATCTGCGAGACGACGGCGGGCACTGGCGCATCGATCTGGAAGACCTGGCCTTCCAGATCACGCCCCGCACGCGCGTGGTGGCCCTCGTCTCACCGCACAACCCGCTGGGCGTCGTGCTGTCTGCGAACGAGCTTGCGGCGATTGCGTCGCTGTGCGAGAAGCACGGCATGACCCTGGTCTTCGATGAGGTCTTCTCCGAGTACATCGCTTCGCCGTTCCTGCCTCGTCCGCAGGGGGGCTGCGTCACCGTTCTGCTCAACGGACTCTCCAAGATGCTCTGGTTGCCCGGGCTGAAGGTCGGCTGGATGCGGGTGAGCGAAGGCGCCTCAGACCTGCTCGATGTGCTCGAGTACGCGGGGGATCTGCTGCTGCCCGTCTCCGAGATCGGGCAGGCCATGACGGCAGGGCTCCTCGAGACCGCTGACGGCGACGCGGCGTCTTTCGCCGTCGAGATCGCGCGTCGGCGTGACCGCGTGATCGAGGTGCTCGGCCATCCGGTGGTGCCGAGCCAGGGCGGCGTGTATGTCTGCGTTCCGGTGGACGGCGACGACGACGAGGTCGCCTTGCGGGCGCTCGAGAACGGCGTTGCAGTGCATCCTGGCCACTACTACGCGCTCGACGGGCATGTTGTCTTCACCTGTCTGGCCAACGAGTCCCGACTCGTCGAAGGGGCTCGTCGCCTTCGCGAGACACTTGCCGCGCGCTGATCGCGAGGCAGGCTTGTGCCGGCTCGGCGTCAAACCTTACGGCCATGTTCTGCATCTCTTGCGGTCATCGGAACCCGGACGAAGCCGACTTCTGCATGAAGTGCGGCGCCAAGATTCCACGCGACGCATCCGCCGACGCGGGGAATGCTGCCCACGCCGCCACCGCCGCCGCTCCTGCGGTGTCGCCCTCGTCGTCGCCAGGGCAGGGTGACGTCGCTCACGGAACCGCGCAGAAACCGCACGTTCCGCCGCTGCCAGCTGAGCAGGAGGTCTGGAGCGGCGCCATGAGCCTGAAAGGCATGCTCACGTGGGGCTGGGTGCTTGCGTTCGTGCTGCCGGTGCCCATCGTCGGGGGGGCGTTCTACATGCGCGCCCGCTTCGAAGGCCAGGCGTGGCTGCTCTCGCTCGTCTCGCTCCTGCCGCTTGCGGTCTTCGCCTGCAAGCTCATGGTTGCCCGTTCAACCCACTTCCGCCTGACCACCGAGCGAATCACGGTGGTCTCGGGCATCTTCTCTCGTACCTCGGTCGACCTGCAGCTGATACGCGTTGCCGACGTGCAGTTCTTTCAGTCGCTTCTGGGGCGCCTGCTCGATGTGGGTGACATTCGCCTTCTCACCACCGACAAGGCGGCTCCCGACCTCGTGATTCCCGGGGTCGACCAGCCGGCCGACTTCAAGGAGAAGATCTGGAACCTCGTTCGCGACAGACGTCGCAACCTGGTGCCGATGGAGCAGCTCAACCAGAGCCTGACAGCGGTGAGCGGCGAGGGCCCTGGGCTGTTCTAGTCTCGCGTCCTTGACTCCCGACGATGAAAAAGGCGAGACAGCCCGCGCGCCGGAACGCGGGCTATTCGACCAGCCCTTTTCTCATGGCGTGCGCCACGGCCTGGGCGCGGTCGTTCACCTCGAGCTTGCGGAAGATGGTGCGCAGATGCGCCTTCACCGTCTTCTCGCTGATGACCAGGGCGTCAGCGATCTCCTTGTTCGATTTTCCCTGGGCCACGTATTGCAGAACCTCGATCTCGCGTTCGGAGAGCTCGCGCAGCAGCGCCTTGTTGTTTTGCCCCGCGGCCGGCGGGCCTTCCCGCGCGAGGTGTGCGAACTCCTTGAGCACGCGGCGGGCCAGGGCGGGCTGCACCAGCGAGCCGCCCCCGTGAACGACGCGGATGGCGCGTGCCAGGTCTTCCTGTGACGAGTCCTTGAGAAGGTAGCCGGTTGCGCCGGCCTTCACGGCCTCGACCACGTATTCGTCTTCGTCATACATCGAGAGGATGATGATCTCGACATCGGGCCAGTCCTGTTTGATCAGGCGGGTGGCATCGATGCCGTTGATCCCAGGCATGTTGATGTCCATGAGCACCACGTCGGGCGCCGCCGATGCGATCATGTCGATGGCTTCACGGGCGCTGCTGGCCTTCCCCACGATGGTGAAGTCGCTGTGCAGCTCGAGCATTCGCGATGTGCCTTCGCGCACGATGGTGTGATCATCGACCACCATCAGCCGGACCTTTTCTCCGTCGACCATCTGCCTTCTCCTATCGTTGACCGTCGGACGTATCAACCGTGGTACCACCGGCCTCGACGGCTCGGGCCGGCTCTGATGCTGTTTCGAGGGCGCGCTCCCCCAGCCTTGCGAGGGCGTCGTCGACGGCGTTGAGCGCGGCCAGTTGAACCACCAGGCTCCCGTCTTCAGCGGAAGCCTCTTCCGAGGCCGAGGCTCGCGGCAGCGGGAGCTCGAAGACCACCGCGGTACCTTCGCCCTTTCGGCTCTGCACGCGCATCGAACCTCCCAGGAACGCGGTGCGCTCGCGCATGCCCTCTACCCCGTGTGATTCTCCTCGCCTGAACTTGTCAGACATCTCCTGGGCGTCGAAGCCGCAACCGTCGTCGACCACCGTTACCGAGACGTGTGTGGCGTCGGCACCCAGTCGAACCTTTACAGTTCTCGCACGGGCGTGCTTCTTGACGTTGGTGAGCGACTCCTGGACCACGCGGAAGATGGTGGTCTCCAAGGTGGATGGCAGTCGACGGGCGGGCATGTCCTTGGCGTCAAGGCTCGACTCCACCCCGTTCTCACGGGTGAAGCGCTTGAGGTAGTTCTCGATCGAGGGCACCAGCCCAAGGTCGTCGAGGGACGAGGGGCGCAGGTTGAAGATGATGGTGCGAACCTCGCGCACGCTGTCGGCAATGATGGATCGCGTGGCGGCCAGCTGCTCCTTCACCTCGTCGACGGCGCCTGCGCCCAGCAGCGCCTGGCAGACCTGGATGTTGGAGAGCATGGCCGCGAGCGACTGTGCGACGCTGTCGTGGATCTCGGAGGCGAGGCGCTTGCGCTCATCTTCCTGACCCGCCACCACCTTGCCGAGGAGCTTCTCGATGAGGGCCTGCTTCTCACGTGACGCCTGCTGCAGCCGCGTGTTCTCGATGACCATGGCGATCTGCGACGCCACACTTGTGAGAACCACGAGCTCCTCGGAGCGGAATGTGTAGCGCTCGCGGGTTCCCGTGACGAGAAGGCCGATGACCTTGTCCTTGAGGGTGAGAGGGAGGCAGGCCATGCTCGCCAGCCCTTCGTTCACGGCAGCGCCCATGAGAAGCGACGGGAAGCGTTCGTCCATCTCTGAAACGGTGAGTGCGTGCCGCAAGGTCAGCATCTCGGCCACCAGCGGGTCTGAGAGCGGAAGTCGGGCCTTCGAGTCGAAGCGGGCAGAGAGGCCGACACGCGCGACAGGCACAAAGCGCTCCTCGCGCTCTTCGTACACGAGCACCGCGCCACCGTTCAGCCCCCCGATGCGCAAGGTGAGCCGCAGGGCCTGCTCGCACACATCGGCGAGGCTCAGCGAAGCAGCCACGAGACGCGCGACGTCGTTGAGGATGGTGAGCTCGTCAACGCGATCCTTGAGCTCTCGCACCAGGTCGCGCTCCTTCACGTGACTGGCGTCTCTTGCCGCCAGCATCTCCCCCAGGAACGCCAGCGCGCGTCCTCGGAGGATCTCCGCGGAGGTTCGGCTGGCGCGGGTGCGAAGGGCGGGGTCGTCGGTGGCGCGGCTGTCTACGAAGAGGTCGATGGCAAGGTTTGCGGGAAGCGCGTCGAGACTGGCGTGAACCGGCAGGTTCAGGGCAGCCGCAAGGCCGGCCGCATCGGCGGCTGGAGGGCCTACCACCGCGACCACCTCTACCGAGGGCACGCCCATCAGGTTCTGCAGCAGATGGGCCGCATCTTCACCGCCATCGATGAGCGCCACGCGGATCGTTCCGGAGGGCTCAGGGAGAGGAGGGTCGGCGGCAACAGGCTTCTCACCGACGAGATCGTTCACCACTTCGAGGAGCAGGGCCGGGTTGAACGGTTTGGGGATGTAGGAAGCGACCTCTTCCACGAGCTCGCGCTCCCGACGGTCCCGGATCGATGACCCGGTCATGATCACCACGGGGATGTGAACCGTCGACGCATCGGCCTTGAGGGCGCCCAGCACCTGCCAGCCGTCCATGCTCGACCCCATCATCACATCGAGGAGAATGAGGTCTGGACGCTCTCGTCGCGCCAGCTCGAGCGCTTCTTCCCCGCTGTGGGCCGAGATGGTAGCGTACTGCTCGAACTGGAGATTCACTTCCACCAGACGCACGATGTCGGGATTGTCGTCCGCGACGAGTATGCGTCCTCTCGACACGGCTAGAGCTCGCTCTTGAGCTTCTCTGCCGAGGCCAGCGACTCCAGGCGCATGAGACCCAGATTTGCTTTCTTGCGCGCCAGCACCATCAGGAAGACCTCGCCGTTCACGGGAGAGAGCATCACATTGGCGCTTCCTATCTCGACAAGGACGCTGTCGACGGCGCCCTTGTCGCTGCGCTCGGCGGTACTCTCCGCCGCGGAGAGGATCTCGGAGGCCGAGACGGCCAGCGTGTCTGCATCGACACCGTCGAGACGGCCGTTCTGCTCGATGACGAGGCCGTCGCGGCTCACCACGAGACTGGCTTCGATGCCGGGGGTGTTGCCCAGGGCCTGGAGAATCGTGTCCATT is part of the Pseudomonadota bacterium genome and encodes:
- a CDS encoding response regulator → MSRGRILVADDNPDIVRLVEVNLQFEQYATISAHSGEEALELARRERPDLILLDVMMGSSMDGWQVLGALKADASTVHIPVVIMTGSSIRDRRERELVEEVASYIPKPFNPALLLEVVNDLVGEKPVAADPPLPEPSGTIRVALIDGGEDAAHLLQNLMGVPSVEVVAVVGPPAADAAGLAAALNLPVHASLDALPANLAIDLFVDSRATDDPALRTRASRTSAEILRGRALAFLGEMLAARDASHVKERDLVRELKDRVDELTILNDVARLVAASLSLADVCEQALRLTLRIGGLNGGAVLVYEEREERFVPVARVGLSARFDSKARLPLSDPLVAEMLTLRHALTVSEMDERFPSLLMGAAVNEGLASMACLPLTLKDKVIGLLVTGTRERYTFRSEELVVLTSVASQIAMVIENTRLQQASREKQALIEKLLGKVVAGQEDERKRLASEIHDSVAQSLAAMLSNIQVCQALLGAGAVDEVKEQLAATRSIIADSVREVRTIIFNLRPSSLDDLGLVPSIENYLKRFTRENGVESSLDAKDMPARRLPSTLETTIFRVVQESLTNVKKHARARTVKVRLGADATHVSVTVVDDGCGFDAQEMSDKFRRGESHGVEGMRERTAFLGGSMRVQSRKGEGTAVVFELPLPRASASEEASAEDGSLVVQLAALNAVDDALARLGERALETASEPARAVEAGGTTVDTSDGQR